A part of Gossypium hirsutum isolate 1008001.06 chromosome A07, Gossypium_hirsutum_v2.1, whole genome shotgun sequence genomic DNA contains:
- the LOC107930842 gene encoding protein phosphatase 2C and cyclic nucleotide-binding/kinase domain-containing protein isoform X2, with the protein MGCVYSRACIGEICVPKDGRVKEPQRGRTNAAEIAVFSPTSSNEGEETRDQIHSQLSLNLPGDQELGITRLSRVSSQFLPADGSRAVKVPSGNYELKYSYLSQRGYYPDALDKANQDSFCIHTPFGTNPDDHFFGVFDGHGEFGAECSQFVKRKLCENLLRSNKFHVDAIEACHAAYLTTNTQLHADSLDDSMSGTTAITVLVRGRKIYVANSGDSRAVIAEKRGKEIVAVDLSIDQTPFRVDELERVKLCGARVLTLDQIEGLKNPDVQCWGTEEGDDGDPPRLWVPNGMYPGTAFTRSIGDSIAETIGVVANPEIVMLELTEDHPFFVLASDGVFEFLSSQTVVDMVAKHNDPRDACAAIVAESYRLWLQYETRTDDITVIVVHINGLVGAGGESANPASILRPPVPQVSEATGSESPLAFSLSSRNQQARHDLSRARLRAIESSLENGQIWVPPPPAHRKTWEEEAHIERALHDHFLFRKLTDSQRHVLLDCMQRIEVQPGDTVVKQGGEGDCFYVVGSGEFEVLATQEDKNGAVPRVLQRYTADKLSSFGELALMYNKPLQASVLAVTSGTLWALKREDFRGILMSEFSNLSSLKLLRSVDLLSRLTILQLSHVADSLFEVSFSNGQTIFNKNEGLSALHIIQKGQVRITFDRDLLSSPNVCSLKSDNSNEDDDQQTAKELSVEKTEGSYFGEWTLLGEQMDSLSAVAVGDVMCAVLTKEKFDSVVGPLTKLSQDDQKIRDYPLDVTKDSSKEIDISSLAKVSFTQLEWRTSLYSTDCSEIGLVLVRDSEKILSLKRFSKQKVKKLGKEAQVLKEKGLMKSMSSAACMPEILCTCADQMHAGILLNTYLVCPLASILHSPLDEQSARFCAASVVTALEDLHENGVLYRGVSPDVLMLNKTGHLQLVDFRFGKKLSSERTFTICGMTDSLAPEVIQGKGHGLPADWWSLGVLIYFLLQGEMPFGSWRQSELDTVAKIAKGQFTLSQNLSPEAVDLITKLLEVDENVRLGCHGSDSVKNHPWFDDVDWRGIRDQSVPVPHELTSRIAQHLESHNEECPVAVTSPTQDIAVLNDPEWLDEW; encoded by the exons ATGGGCTGCGTATACTCGAGAGCTTGCATCGGCGAGATTTGCGTGCCGAAGGATGGTAGAGTTAAAGAACCGCAACGCGGGAGGACAAACGCGGCGGAGATTGCCGTTTTCTCGCCGACATCCTCAAACGAAGGTGAAGAAACCAGAGACCAAATCCACTCTCAGTTAAGCTTGAACCTACCTGGTGACCAGGAGCTTGGCATCACGCGCCTCTCTAGGGTTTCATCTCAGTTCCTTCCGGCGGACGGTTCTCGAGCGGTTAAAGTTCCGTCAGGGAATTACGAGCTTAAGTATTCTTACTTGTCTCAAAGAGGTTATTATCCAGATGCTTTAGATAAAGCTAATCAAGATAGTTTTTGTATCCACACTCCGTTTGGAACTAATCCTGATGATCATTTCTTCGGTGTTTTCGACGGCCACGGTGAATTCGGAGCTGAATGTTCACAGTTCGTCAAAAGGAAATTATGCGAAAATTTGTTGAGAAGTAATAAATTCCACGTGGACGCTATCGAAGCTTGCCATGCCGCGTATTTGACGACGAACACGCAGCTACACGCTGATAGTTTGGATGATAGTATGAGCGGAACGACGGCCATAACGGTTTTAGTTCGTGGTCGGAAGATATACGTGGCGAATTCTGGTGATTCGAGAGCGGTTATAGCAGAAAAGAGAGGGAAAGAAATCGTGGCCGTTGATTTGTCGATTGATCAGACACCGTTTCGCGTTGATGAGCTGGAGAGAGTTAAGCTATGTGGAGCGAGAGTGCTTACATTGGATCAAATTGAAGGGTTGAAGAATCCGGATGTGCAGTGTTGGGGAACGGAGGAAGGCGATGATGGTGATCCTCCCAGGCTTTGGGTGCCGAATGGGATGTATCCTGGAACTGCTTTTACAAGGAGTATTGGGGACTCGATTGCTGAGACAATTGGTGTTGTGGCAAATCCGGAGATTGTTATGCTGGAGCTCACTGAAGATCATCCCTTCTTTGTGCTTGCTAGTGACGGGGTCTTTGAATTCCTTTCTAGTCAAACCGTGGTTGATATG GTTGCAAAACACAATGATCCTCGTGATGCTTGTGCTGCAATTGTGGCTGAATCTTATCGACTTTGGCTTCAGTATGAAACCCGAACTGATGATATTACTGTGATAGTTGTGCATATTAATGGACTAGTTGGG GCTGGTGGTGAATCGGCTAACCCTGCTTCTATTTTACGGCCTCCTGTTCCTCAAGTGTCAGAGGCAACAGGATCAGAATCTCCTTTGGCCTTTAGCTTGAGCTCTAGGAACCAGCAAGCAAGGCATGATTTATCACGGGCTCGTCTTCGTGCTATTGAGAGTTCATTGGAGAATGGGCAAATCTGGGTTCCACCACCTCCAGCTCACAGGAAAACTTGGGAAGAAGAA GCGCATATAGAGCGGGCGTTGCATGACCATTTCCTCTTCAGAAAACTAACTGATTCACAGCGTCATGTTTTATTGGATTGCATGCAAAGAATTGAGGTCCAGCCAGGGGATACTGTGGTTAAACAG GGTGGTGAAGGTGACTGCTTTTATGTTGTGGGAAGCGGAGAGTTTGAGGTCTTGGCAACCCAG GAAGATAAAAATGGAGCAGTGCCAAGGGTTCTGCAACGGTATACAGCTGATAAGTTGTCATCGTTTGGGGAGCTGGCACTGAT GTACAATAAGCCTCTCCAAGCCTCTGTGCTCGCTGTGACAAGTGGAACTCTCTGGGCTTTGAAACGAGAAGATTTTCGTGGAATTCTGATGTCTGAGTTTTCTAATTTATCATCCTTGAAGTTGCTCCGCTCTGTCGATCTTCTATCAAGGTTAACAATTTTACAGCTGAGTCATGTTGCAGATTCTCTTTTCGAAGTTTCTTTCTCGAATGGGCAGACCATATTTAATAAG AATGAAGGCCTCTCAGCATTGCACATTATCCAGAAGGGCCAAGTGAGGATTACTTTTGACAGGGATTTGTTAAGCAGCCCAAATGTCTGCAGTCTCAAGTCTGATAACTCCAACGAGGATGATGATCAGCAGACTGCGAAAGAGCTGTCTGTTGAAAAGACAGAAGGAAGCTATTTTGGGGAATGGACGCTTCTTGGTGAGCAGATGGATTCTTTAAGTGCAGTTGCAGTGGGTGATGTCATGTGTGCTGTTTTGACGAAGGAGAAGTTTGATTCAGTTGTGGGTCCTTTGACAAAGCTTTCCCAGGATGATCAGAA GATTAGAGACTATCCTCTAGACGTGACCAAGGATTCTTCCAAAGAAATTGATATTTCAAGTCTTGCTAAAGTTAGCTTCACTCAGTTG GAGTGGAGAACAAGTTTATATTCCACTGACTGTAGTGAGATTGGGCTTGTACTTGTAAGAGACTCAG AAAAAATCCTTAGTTTGAAGAGGTTTTCAAAGCAGAAGGTAAAAAAACTAGGAAAAGAAGCCCAAGTTTTAAAGGAGAAGGGTCTGATGAAGAGCATGAGCTCTGCAGCTTGCATGCCGGAGATTTTGTGCACTTGTGCTGATCAAATGCATGCTGGAATTTTATTGAATACCTACCTTGTCTGCCCTTTGGCTTCTATACTTCACTCTCCTCTAGATGAACAATCAGCACGGTTCTGTGCTGCATCTGTTGTTACTGCTTTAGAAGATCTACACGAG AATGGTGTCCTTTACAGAGGAGTCTCTCCGGATGTTTTAATGTTGAACAAAACTGGCCATTTACAG CTTGTCGATTTCAGATTTGGGAAGAAGTTATCTAGTGAGAGAACATTTACAATTTGTGGGATGACAGACTCTTTAGCACCAGAGGTAATTCAGGGAAAGGGCCATGGTCTTCCTGCTGACTG GTGGTCCCTGGGAGTCCTAATCTATTTCTTGCTTCAAGGTGAAATGCCATTTGGATCGTGGAGACAAAGCGAGCTTGATACAGTTGCAAAGATTGCAAAAGGACAGTTTACACTGTCGCAGAATTTAAGCCCTGAAGCTGTTGACCTAATCACTAAG ttgcttgaagttgatgaaaATGTAAGACTGGGTTGCCATGGTTCTGATTCTGTCAAAAATCATCCATGGTTTGATGATGTTGATTGGAGAGGAATCAGAGATCAAAGTGTTCCTGTTCCACACGAGTTAACTTCTCGTATAGCTCAACATTTAGAAAGTCATAATGAAGAGTGCCCTGTTGCCGTTACTTCCCCGACCCAAGATATAGCAGTGCTCAATGATCCAGAGTGGCTCGATGAATGGTAG
- the LOC107930842 gene encoding protein phosphatase 2C and cyclic nucleotide-binding/kinase domain-containing protein isoform X1 codes for MGCVYSRACIGEICVPKDGRVKEPQRGRTNAAEIAVFSPTSSNEGEETRDQIHSQLSLNLPGDQELGITRLSRVSSQFLPADGSRAVKVPSGNYELKYSYLSQRGYYPDALDKANQDSFCIHTPFGTNPDDHFFGVFDGHGEFGAECSQFVKRKLCENLLRSNKFHVDAIEACHAAYLTTNTQLHADSLDDSMSGTTAITVLVRGRKIYVANSGDSRAVIAEKRGKEIVAVDLSIDQTPFRVDELERVKLCGARVLTLDQIEGLKNPDVQCWGTEEGDDGDPPRLWVPNGMYPGTAFTRSIGDSIAETIGVVANPEIVMLELTEDHPFFVLASDGVFEFLSSQTVVDMVAKHNDPRDACAAIVAESYRLWLQYETRTDDITVIVVHINGLVGQAGGESANPASILRPPVPQVSEATGSESPLAFSLSSRNQQARHDLSRARLRAIESSLENGQIWVPPPPAHRKTWEEEAHIERALHDHFLFRKLTDSQRHVLLDCMQRIEVQPGDTVVKQGGEGDCFYVVGSGEFEVLATQEDKNGAVPRVLQRYTADKLSSFGELALMYNKPLQASVLAVTSGTLWALKREDFRGILMSEFSNLSSLKLLRSVDLLSRLTILQLSHVADSLFEVSFSNGQTIFNKNEGLSALHIIQKGQVRITFDRDLLSSPNVCSLKSDNSNEDDDQQTAKELSVEKTEGSYFGEWTLLGEQMDSLSAVAVGDVMCAVLTKEKFDSVVGPLTKLSQDDQKIRDYPLDVTKDSSKEIDISSLAKVSFTQLEWRTSLYSTDCSEIGLVLVRDSEKILSLKRFSKQKVKKLGKEAQVLKEKGLMKSMSSAACMPEILCTCADQMHAGILLNTYLVCPLASILHSPLDEQSARFCAASVVTALEDLHENGVLYRGVSPDVLMLNKTGHLQLVDFRFGKKLSSERTFTICGMTDSLAPEVIQGKGHGLPADWWSLGVLIYFLLQGEMPFGSWRQSELDTVAKIAKGQFTLSQNLSPEAVDLITKLLEVDENVRLGCHGSDSVKNHPWFDDVDWRGIRDQSVPVPHELTSRIAQHLESHNEECPVAVTSPTQDIAVLNDPEWLDEW; via the exons ATGGGCTGCGTATACTCGAGAGCTTGCATCGGCGAGATTTGCGTGCCGAAGGATGGTAGAGTTAAAGAACCGCAACGCGGGAGGACAAACGCGGCGGAGATTGCCGTTTTCTCGCCGACATCCTCAAACGAAGGTGAAGAAACCAGAGACCAAATCCACTCTCAGTTAAGCTTGAACCTACCTGGTGACCAGGAGCTTGGCATCACGCGCCTCTCTAGGGTTTCATCTCAGTTCCTTCCGGCGGACGGTTCTCGAGCGGTTAAAGTTCCGTCAGGGAATTACGAGCTTAAGTATTCTTACTTGTCTCAAAGAGGTTATTATCCAGATGCTTTAGATAAAGCTAATCAAGATAGTTTTTGTATCCACACTCCGTTTGGAACTAATCCTGATGATCATTTCTTCGGTGTTTTCGACGGCCACGGTGAATTCGGAGCTGAATGTTCACAGTTCGTCAAAAGGAAATTATGCGAAAATTTGTTGAGAAGTAATAAATTCCACGTGGACGCTATCGAAGCTTGCCATGCCGCGTATTTGACGACGAACACGCAGCTACACGCTGATAGTTTGGATGATAGTATGAGCGGAACGACGGCCATAACGGTTTTAGTTCGTGGTCGGAAGATATACGTGGCGAATTCTGGTGATTCGAGAGCGGTTATAGCAGAAAAGAGAGGGAAAGAAATCGTGGCCGTTGATTTGTCGATTGATCAGACACCGTTTCGCGTTGATGAGCTGGAGAGAGTTAAGCTATGTGGAGCGAGAGTGCTTACATTGGATCAAATTGAAGGGTTGAAGAATCCGGATGTGCAGTGTTGGGGAACGGAGGAAGGCGATGATGGTGATCCTCCCAGGCTTTGGGTGCCGAATGGGATGTATCCTGGAACTGCTTTTACAAGGAGTATTGGGGACTCGATTGCTGAGACAATTGGTGTTGTGGCAAATCCGGAGATTGTTATGCTGGAGCTCACTGAAGATCATCCCTTCTTTGTGCTTGCTAGTGACGGGGTCTTTGAATTCCTTTCTAGTCAAACCGTGGTTGATATG GTTGCAAAACACAATGATCCTCGTGATGCTTGTGCTGCAATTGTGGCTGAATCTTATCGACTTTGGCTTCAGTATGAAACCCGAACTGATGATATTACTGTGATAGTTGTGCATATTAATGGACTAGTTGGG CAGGCTGGTGGTGAATCGGCTAACCCTGCTTCTATTTTACGGCCTCCTGTTCCTCAAGTGTCAGAGGCAACAGGATCAGAATCTCCTTTGGCCTTTAGCTTGAGCTCTAGGAACCAGCAAGCAAGGCATGATTTATCACGGGCTCGTCTTCGTGCTATTGAGAGTTCATTGGAGAATGGGCAAATCTGGGTTCCACCACCTCCAGCTCACAGGAAAACTTGGGAAGAAGAA GCGCATATAGAGCGGGCGTTGCATGACCATTTCCTCTTCAGAAAACTAACTGATTCACAGCGTCATGTTTTATTGGATTGCATGCAAAGAATTGAGGTCCAGCCAGGGGATACTGTGGTTAAACAG GGTGGTGAAGGTGACTGCTTTTATGTTGTGGGAAGCGGAGAGTTTGAGGTCTTGGCAACCCAG GAAGATAAAAATGGAGCAGTGCCAAGGGTTCTGCAACGGTATACAGCTGATAAGTTGTCATCGTTTGGGGAGCTGGCACTGAT GTACAATAAGCCTCTCCAAGCCTCTGTGCTCGCTGTGACAAGTGGAACTCTCTGGGCTTTGAAACGAGAAGATTTTCGTGGAATTCTGATGTCTGAGTTTTCTAATTTATCATCCTTGAAGTTGCTCCGCTCTGTCGATCTTCTATCAAGGTTAACAATTTTACAGCTGAGTCATGTTGCAGATTCTCTTTTCGAAGTTTCTTTCTCGAATGGGCAGACCATATTTAATAAG AATGAAGGCCTCTCAGCATTGCACATTATCCAGAAGGGCCAAGTGAGGATTACTTTTGACAGGGATTTGTTAAGCAGCCCAAATGTCTGCAGTCTCAAGTCTGATAACTCCAACGAGGATGATGATCAGCAGACTGCGAAAGAGCTGTCTGTTGAAAAGACAGAAGGAAGCTATTTTGGGGAATGGACGCTTCTTGGTGAGCAGATGGATTCTTTAAGTGCAGTTGCAGTGGGTGATGTCATGTGTGCTGTTTTGACGAAGGAGAAGTTTGATTCAGTTGTGGGTCCTTTGACAAAGCTTTCCCAGGATGATCAGAA GATTAGAGACTATCCTCTAGACGTGACCAAGGATTCTTCCAAAGAAATTGATATTTCAAGTCTTGCTAAAGTTAGCTTCACTCAGTTG GAGTGGAGAACAAGTTTATATTCCACTGACTGTAGTGAGATTGGGCTTGTACTTGTAAGAGACTCAG AAAAAATCCTTAGTTTGAAGAGGTTTTCAAAGCAGAAGGTAAAAAAACTAGGAAAAGAAGCCCAAGTTTTAAAGGAGAAGGGTCTGATGAAGAGCATGAGCTCTGCAGCTTGCATGCCGGAGATTTTGTGCACTTGTGCTGATCAAATGCATGCTGGAATTTTATTGAATACCTACCTTGTCTGCCCTTTGGCTTCTATACTTCACTCTCCTCTAGATGAACAATCAGCACGGTTCTGTGCTGCATCTGTTGTTACTGCTTTAGAAGATCTACACGAG AATGGTGTCCTTTACAGAGGAGTCTCTCCGGATGTTTTAATGTTGAACAAAACTGGCCATTTACAG CTTGTCGATTTCAGATTTGGGAAGAAGTTATCTAGTGAGAGAACATTTACAATTTGTGGGATGACAGACTCTTTAGCACCAGAGGTAATTCAGGGAAAGGGCCATGGTCTTCCTGCTGACTG GTGGTCCCTGGGAGTCCTAATCTATTTCTTGCTTCAAGGTGAAATGCCATTTGGATCGTGGAGACAAAGCGAGCTTGATACAGTTGCAAAGATTGCAAAAGGACAGTTTACACTGTCGCAGAATTTAAGCCCTGAAGCTGTTGACCTAATCACTAAG ttgcttgaagttgatgaaaATGTAAGACTGGGTTGCCATGGTTCTGATTCTGTCAAAAATCATCCATGGTTTGATGATGTTGATTGGAGAGGAATCAGAGATCAAAGTGTTCCTGTTCCACACGAGTTAACTTCTCGTATAGCTCAACATTTAGAAAGTCATAATGAAGAGTGCCCTGTTGCCGTTACTTCCCCGACCCAAGATATAGCAGTGCTCAATGATCCAGAGTGGCTCGATGAATGGTAG
- the LOC107930842 gene encoding protein phosphatase 2C and cyclic nucleotide-binding/kinase domain-containing protein isoform X3, translated as MGCVYSRACIGEICVPKDGRVKEPQRGRTNAAEIAVFSPTSSNEGEETRDQIHSQLSLNLPGDQELGITRLSRVSSQFLPADGSRAVKVPSGNYELKYSYLSQRGYYPDALDKANQDSFCIHTPFGTNPDDHFFGVFDGHGEFGAECSQFVKRKLCENLLRSNKFHVDAIEACHAAYLTTNTQLHADSLDDSMSGTTAITVLVRGRKIYVANSGDSRAVIAEKRGKEIVAVDLSIDQTPFRVDELERVKLCGARVLTLDQIEGLKNPDVQCWGTEEGDDGDPPRLWVPNGMYPGTAFTRSIGDSIAETIGVVANPEIVMLELTEDHPFFVLASDGVFEFLSSQTVVDMVAKHNDPRDACAAIVAESYRLWLQYETRTDDITVIVVHINGLVGQAGGESANPASILRPPVPQVSEATGSESPLAFSLSSRNQQARHDLSRARLRAIESSLENGQIWVPPPPAHRKTWEEEAHIERALHDHFLFRKLTDSQRHVLLDCMQRIEVQPGDTVVKQGGEGDCFYVVGSGEFEVLATQEDKNGAVPRVLQRYTADKLSSFGELALMYNKPLQASVLAVTSGTLWALKREDFRGILMSEFSNLSSLKLLRSVDLLSRLTILQLSHVADSLFEVSFSNGQTIFNKNEGLSALHIIQKGQVRITFDRDLLSSPNVCSLKSDNSNEDDDQQTAKELSVEKTEGSYFGEWTLLGEQMDSLSAVAVGDVMCAVLTKEKFDSVVGPLTKLSQDDQKIRDYPLDVTKDSSKEIDISSLAKVSFTQLEWRTSLYSTDCSEIGLVLVRDSEKILSLKRFSKQKVKKLGKEAQVLKEKGLMKSMSSAACMPEILCTCADQMHAGILLNTYLVCPLASILHSPLDEQSARFCAASVVTALEDLHENGVLYRGVSPDVLMLNKTGHLQLVDFRFGKKLSSERTFTICGMTDSLAPEVIQGKGHGLPADWVQW; from the exons ATGGGCTGCGTATACTCGAGAGCTTGCATCGGCGAGATTTGCGTGCCGAAGGATGGTAGAGTTAAAGAACCGCAACGCGGGAGGACAAACGCGGCGGAGATTGCCGTTTTCTCGCCGACATCCTCAAACGAAGGTGAAGAAACCAGAGACCAAATCCACTCTCAGTTAAGCTTGAACCTACCTGGTGACCAGGAGCTTGGCATCACGCGCCTCTCTAGGGTTTCATCTCAGTTCCTTCCGGCGGACGGTTCTCGAGCGGTTAAAGTTCCGTCAGGGAATTACGAGCTTAAGTATTCTTACTTGTCTCAAAGAGGTTATTATCCAGATGCTTTAGATAAAGCTAATCAAGATAGTTTTTGTATCCACACTCCGTTTGGAACTAATCCTGATGATCATTTCTTCGGTGTTTTCGACGGCCACGGTGAATTCGGAGCTGAATGTTCACAGTTCGTCAAAAGGAAATTATGCGAAAATTTGTTGAGAAGTAATAAATTCCACGTGGACGCTATCGAAGCTTGCCATGCCGCGTATTTGACGACGAACACGCAGCTACACGCTGATAGTTTGGATGATAGTATGAGCGGAACGACGGCCATAACGGTTTTAGTTCGTGGTCGGAAGATATACGTGGCGAATTCTGGTGATTCGAGAGCGGTTATAGCAGAAAAGAGAGGGAAAGAAATCGTGGCCGTTGATTTGTCGATTGATCAGACACCGTTTCGCGTTGATGAGCTGGAGAGAGTTAAGCTATGTGGAGCGAGAGTGCTTACATTGGATCAAATTGAAGGGTTGAAGAATCCGGATGTGCAGTGTTGGGGAACGGAGGAAGGCGATGATGGTGATCCTCCCAGGCTTTGGGTGCCGAATGGGATGTATCCTGGAACTGCTTTTACAAGGAGTATTGGGGACTCGATTGCTGAGACAATTGGTGTTGTGGCAAATCCGGAGATTGTTATGCTGGAGCTCACTGAAGATCATCCCTTCTTTGTGCTTGCTAGTGACGGGGTCTTTGAATTCCTTTCTAGTCAAACCGTGGTTGATATG GTTGCAAAACACAATGATCCTCGTGATGCTTGTGCTGCAATTGTGGCTGAATCTTATCGACTTTGGCTTCAGTATGAAACCCGAACTGATGATATTACTGTGATAGTTGTGCATATTAATGGACTAGTTGGG CAGGCTGGTGGTGAATCGGCTAACCCTGCTTCTATTTTACGGCCTCCTGTTCCTCAAGTGTCAGAGGCAACAGGATCAGAATCTCCTTTGGCCTTTAGCTTGAGCTCTAGGAACCAGCAAGCAAGGCATGATTTATCACGGGCTCGTCTTCGTGCTATTGAGAGTTCATTGGAGAATGGGCAAATCTGGGTTCCACCACCTCCAGCTCACAGGAAAACTTGGGAAGAAGAA GCGCATATAGAGCGGGCGTTGCATGACCATTTCCTCTTCAGAAAACTAACTGATTCACAGCGTCATGTTTTATTGGATTGCATGCAAAGAATTGAGGTCCAGCCAGGGGATACTGTGGTTAAACAG GGTGGTGAAGGTGACTGCTTTTATGTTGTGGGAAGCGGAGAGTTTGAGGTCTTGGCAACCCAG GAAGATAAAAATGGAGCAGTGCCAAGGGTTCTGCAACGGTATACAGCTGATAAGTTGTCATCGTTTGGGGAGCTGGCACTGAT GTACAATAAGCCTCTCCAAGCCTCTGTGCTCGCTGTGACAAGTGGAACTCTCTGGGCTTTGAAACGAGAAGATTTTCGTGGAATTCTGATGTCTGAGTTTTCTAATTTATCATCCTTGAAGTTGCTCCGCTCTGTCGATCTTCTATCAAGGTTAACAATTTTACAGCTGAGTCATGTTGCAGATTCTCTTTTCGAAGTTTCTTTCTCGAATGGGCAGACCATATTTAATAAG AATGAAGGCCTCTCAGCATTGCACATTATCCAGAAGGGCCAAGTGAGGATTACTTTTGACAGGGATTTGTTAAGCAGCCCAAATGTCTGCAGTCTCAAGTCTGATAACTCCAACGAGGATGATGATCAGCAGACTGCGAAAGAGCTGTCTGTTGAAAAGACAGAAGGAAGCTATTTTGGGGAATGGACGCTTCTTGGTGAGCAGATGGATTCTTTAAGTGCAGTTGCAGTGGGTGATGTCATGTGTGCTGTTTTGACGAAGGAGAAGTTTGATTCAGTTGTGGGTCCTTTGACAAAGCTTTCCCAGGATGATCAGAA GATTAGAGACTATCCTCTAGACGTGACCAAGGATTCTTCCAAAGAAATTGATATTTCAAGTCTTGCTAAAGTTAGCTTCACTCAGTTG GAGTGGAGAACAAGTTTATATTCCACTGACTGTAGTGAGATTGGGCTTGTACTTGTAAGAGACTCAG AAAAAATCCTTAGTTTGAAGAGGTTTTCAAAGCAGAAGGTAAAAAAACTAGGAAAAGAAGCCCAAGTTTTAAAGGAGAAGGGTCTGATGAAGAGCATGAGCTCTGCAGCTTGCATGCCGGAGATTTTGTGCACTTGTGCTGATCAAATGCATGCTGGAATTTTATTGAATACCTACCTTGTCTGCCCTTTGGCTTCTATACTTCACTCTCCTCTAGATGAACAATCAGCACGGTTCTGTGCTGCATCTGTTGTTACTGCTTTAGAAGATCTACACGAG AATGGTGTCCTTTACAGAGGAGTCTCTCCGGATGTTTTAATGTTGAACAAAACTGGCCATTTACAG CTTGTCGATTTCAGATTTGGGAAGAAGTTATCTAGTGAGAGAACATTTACAATTTGTGGGATGACAGACTCTTTAGCACCAGAGGTAATTCAGGGAAAGGGCCATGGTCTTCCTGCTGACTG GGTGCAGTGGTAA